The sequence below is a genomic window from Actinomycetota bacterium.
GTCCGTGAGGCTGTAGCGTCGTACGGCGGCAACCCCGGACGTGGCGCGTACGCGCTCGCCATGGCGACCGCCCGGCTCATACACGACTCGCGCGCCGCATGCGCGAGGCTCCTCGGGGTCGCCGACGCCGCGGACCTCGCGTTCACGTCGGGGGCCACCGAGTCGCTCAACGTGGCGCTCCACGGACTGCTCGCGCCGGGCGACCGGGTGGTCGCGTGTTCCATGGAGCACAACGCCGTCGTCCGTCCGCTGAACACGCTGGCCGCCACGGGCGTCGAGGTCGTCTGGGTCGGCGCCGACGAGACGGGACTCATCGATGTGGACGCCGTCGAGGCCGCGGTGCGCGAGCTGCCCACCAGGGCGGTGGTGTGCCAGCACGCGTCCAACGTGTCCGGGACGATCCAGCCGGTCGGCGACGTCGTCGACGTCGCGCACGCCGCGGACGCGTTCGCGATCGTCGACGGCGCGCAGGCCGCGGGGCACCTACCCGTCGACCTGACGGCCCTCGGCGCTGACGCGTACGCGGCGTCGGGCCACAAGGGCCTGCTCGGCCCGCAGGGCGTCGGCCTGCTCCACCTCGCGCCGGGCTGCGAGCCCCGGGAGCTCATGCAGGGCGGCACCGGCGGCGGTTCGTCCGAACTCCCGACCCAGCCGGTCGCGCGTCCCGACCGCTACGAGGCGGGGACTCCGAACACGCCCGGTATCGCGGGGCTCGGCGCGGCCGCCCGCCTGCTCGCCTCCGCCGGTGACGCGCAGCGGGCGCTCGAGTGTGACCTCGTGCGCCGGCTGCACGAGGGGGTGCTCGCGATCGGCGGCTTCCGCGCGCTCGGACCCGCTCCCGGGGTCGAGCGCGTGCCGGTCCTGTCGGTGGTACACGAGCGCATGGACGCCGACCAGATCGCCTTCACGCTCGACCGCGGACACGGGATCGCCGTTCGCGCCGGGCTCCACTGCGCCCCGGCGGCGCATCGCACGCTCGGGACACTCGACACGGGCGCCGTGAGGTTCGGCATCGGGTGGGGCAACACGCCCGAGCAGATCGATCTGGCGCTGGCGGCGCTCGCCGAGGCCGTCGGGTGACAGCCGGCCCGCGCACACCGCGCGAGTTCGTCGTGTACGGGTTCGCGACCACCCACCGCGCGCTCGACGCCGAGGCGCTCCTGCGCGACATGGGTGTGCAGGTGGTGCCGGTGCCGACGCCGAAGTCCCTCGGTGCGCTGTGCGGCATCGCGTTGCGGGTGGATCCGGAGGAGGCCGAGCGGGTCGAGATGCTCCTGCTCAGGGCTGCGCTCGACTGGTCCGCCCGGGCCACATACGAGGACGTGTGAGCACGAACAGGCGTTTGACACCTCCGCGGGCGGATTCGTATCCTGACCCGCAGGTGCGGGCGGAGTCCGCGCCTCATCGACGCGTGCCCGCTCCCGGCGTGTGAGGGCGGCACGCGGGCGGACGCCGCCGGGACGCCGGCGGCAGCGCAAGGGACGTGCAGGGGTACGCAGTGACGTTGGGGGTGGCGCCGTGCGCGGTCGCGCCCCGGACAGGGAACAGGGGGTGTCGGCGATAGTACTGACGAGCGTCAACACATGGCTCGACGTCGTGTTCTTCAGCCTGGAGGCGGTGGTGCTGATCGCACTGCTCGTCGTCCACTTGGGCGGGAACATCCTGACGGGGCGCTTCAAGCGCCGCTTCAAGTACTGGGAATGGCCGCACCACGAGGGGCCGCCGATCCCGTTCCTCCCGAAGTACCTTCACTTCCAGCACGTCGCGTGCATGATCCTGCTCGGCCTGTCCGGCATGTACATCCGGTTCGTCGACCACTTCTTCCTCAAGGCGACCTGGACGCGGGACTTCCTGCAGGTCATCCACTACGTCGCGATGATCATCGTGACCATCAACCTCGTCTGGAGGTTGTGGTACGCGTTCTACGCGAAGCGGCGTGACTACAAGGAGTTCGCGATCACGAAGCGCGACGTCCAGAACCTGTTCA
It includes:
- a CDS encoding aminotransferase class V-fold PLP-dependent enzyme, with protein sequence VREAVASYGGNPGRGAYALAMATARLIHDSRAACARLLGVADAADLAFTSGATESLNVALHGLLAPGDRVVACSMEHNAVVRPLNTLAATGVEVVWVGADETGLIDVDAVEAAVRELPTRAVVCQHASNVSGTIQPVGDVVDVAHAADAFAIVDGAQAAGHLPVDLTALGADAYAASGHKGLLGPQGVGLLHLAPGCEPRELMQGGTGGGSSELPTQPVARPDRYEAGTPNTPGIAGLGAAARLLASAGDAQRALECDLVRRLHEGVLAIGGFRALGPAPGVERVPVLSVVHERMDADQIAFTLDRGHGIAVRAGLHCAPAAHRTLGTLDTGAVRFGIGWGNTPEQIDLALAALAEAVG
- a CDS encoding DUF3343 domain-containing protein, with amino-acid sequence MRPGGASHARDTRHGRREVRHRVGQHARADRSGAGGARRGRRVTAGPRTPREFVVYGFATTHRALDAEALLRDMGVQVVPVPTPKSLGALCGIALRVDPEEAERVEMLLLRAALDWSARATYEDV